A genomic window from Haladaptatus caseinilyticus includes:
- a CDS encoding plastocyanin/azurin family copper-binding protein — MNRRAFLAGIVGSASVTLAGCAGIMDTGRNTSQGDFDVGMGSNAFHPRELEVTPGTTVVWKNTGMRRHTVTAYGNGGIPKGAEYFASGGYDSEQAARDAWQSGYGGSIDQGTTYEHTFEVPGSYSYFCVPHEPSGMSGSIVVTE, encoded by the coding sequence ATGAACCGCCGAGCGTTTCTGGCCGGCATCGTCGGGTCCGCATCCGTCACTTTGGCGGGATGTGCTGGAATCATGGACACCGGCCGAAACACCTCACAGGGCGACTTCGACGTCGGGATGGGGTCGAACGCCTTCCATCCGCGTGAACTCGAAGTGACCCCCGGAACGACCGTCGTCTGGAAAAACACCGGTATGCGCAGACACACCGTCACCGCCTACGGAAACGGTGGGATTCCGAAGGGTGCCGAATACTTCGCCTCCGGTGGCTACGACTCCGAGCAGGCCGCCCGCGATGCGTGGCAAAGCGGGTACGGCGGCTCGATAGATCAAGGCACGACATACGAACACACGTTCGAGGTGCCGGGTAGTTACTCTTACTTCTGTGTTCCCCACGAACCCAGCGGCATGTCCGGCAGTATCGTCGTAACGGAGTAG
- a CDS encoding exonuclease RecJ, producing the protein MATSGRTASEDAPTASDVTATLRDAGFVRIVAYPDGDGLAASGVLARTCANIGIPFQVSATRFPTQRADSHGDDVVVTVGAPGGTVALTERPASIVAFEAADGLGGGPDPVLALAGAVAAGTPPGADDCAHLLDAASDRLTRRPGVATPTEDLADGLAHSTLIHTGFSGNPGAVQAELAEIDLPVELDDDAHRRVASLVALSVTGPESATPRAGKMVERVLHPYELVDGPFATLGGYADVLDAVAHEQSGTGIALALGHDARAPALDAWRDHAESAHAVLQEATTGRYDGLFVARTDGAPVETAARLLGDYRSPEPIALVVTDDEAAAVAVDGRGGEPDSASPTLGDAMATAADGLGGAGTGSTHRGYARFDADAKEFLSAFREAL; encoded by the coding sequence ATGGCAACATCCGGTCGAACCGCTTCCGAGGACGCCCCAACCGCGAGCGACGTGACAGCGACGCTTCGCGACGCTGGCTTCGTTCGAATCGTCGCCTATCCGGACGGCGACGGACTCGCGGCCAGTGGCGTCCTCGCCCGCACCTGCGCGAACATCGGAATCCCGTTCCAAGTAAGTGCCACGCGATTTCCCACCCAACGTGCCGACTCCCACGGCGACGATGTCGTCGTGACGGTTGGCGCACCGGGTGGCACCGTTGCACTCACTGAGCGTCCAGCGAGCATCGTGGCCTTCGAGGCTGCGGATGGACTCGGCGGTGGCCCTGACCCGGTTCTCGCCCTCGCTGGTGCTGTCGCTGCAGGAACCCCACCGGGCGCGGACGATTGCGCCCACCTGTTGGATGCGGCTTCCGACCGACTTACCCGTAGACCCGGCGTTGCGACGCCGACGGAAGACCTCGCGGATGGATTGGCACATTCGACGCTGATTCACACCGGCTTCTCGGGCAATCCAGGCGCGGTGCAGGCCGAACTCGCGGAGATCGATCTCCCCGTCGAACTCGACGATGACGCGCATCGGCGAGTCGCCTCGCTCGTCGCGCTCTCGGTCACAGGACCGGAAAGCGCGACGCCGAGAGCAGGTAAGATGGTCGAACGTGTACTCCATCCCTACGAACTCGTGGACGGCCCATTTGCGACGCTCGGCGGTTATGCCGACGTGCTCGATGCGGTCGCACACGAGCAGTCCGGAACGGGCATCGCGCTAGCGCTCGGACACGACGCCCGTGCACCCGCACTGGACGCGTGGCGTGACCACGCGGAAAGCGCCCACGCGGTGCTCCAAGAGGCGACGACGGGTCGATACGATGGCCTGTTCGTCGCTCGGACGGACGGTGCACCCGTCGAGACGGCTGCTCGGCTGTTGGGCGATTATCGCTCACCGGAGCCGATCGCGCTGGTCGTCACGGACGACGAGGCTGCTGCCGTGGCAGTCGATGGGCGCGGCGGGGAACCCGATTCGGCCTCGCCGACCCTCGGCGATGCGATGGCAACGGCCGCAGACGGACTCGGCGGCGCTGGGACGGGAAGCACGCATCGCGGGTATGCGCGGTTCGACGCGGACGCAAAGGAGTTCCTATCGGCGTTTCGGGAGGCACTATGA
- a CDS encoding KEOPS complex subunit Pcc1 has translation MRRATIRTELDDADVLAASLEPDNTPEIETSVEDGTIVTHIERETTGGLQSTVDDYVVNLSVAAQTVQIANDYNDTNHE, from the coding sequence ATGAGACGAGCAACGATCCGCACGGAGTTGGACGATGCCGACGTGCTCGCCGCGTCGCTCGAACCGGACAACACGCCCGAAATCGAAACGAGCGTGGAGGACGGAACGATAGTGACGCACATCGAACGCGAGACGACCGGCGGACTCCAATCTACCGTGGACGATTACGTCGTCAACCTCTCGGTGGCAGCACAGACAGTACAGATAGCGAACGATTACAACGACACGAACCATGAGTGA
- a CDS encoding 30S ribosomal protein S15, whose amino-acid sequence MARMHTRRRGSSGSDRPVADEPPEWSDVEADDVEDRVVELAEDGHSPSEIGLKLRDEGVTGTPVPNVKLVTGKKVTEILEENDADPDLPEDLRNLMARAVRLREHVNDNPQDKHNKRALQNTESKVRRLVNYYRGDELDEDFTYTYDTAKELL is encoded by the coding sequence ATGGCACGAATGCACACCCGACGCCGTGGGTCGTCCGGTTCGGACCGACCTGTGGCAGACGAACCACCGGAGTGGAGTGACGTAGAAGCAGACGACGTGGAAGACCGCGTCGTCGAACTCGCGGAAGACGGACACAGCCCGAGCGAAATCGGACTGAAGCTCCGTGACGAAGGCGTAACCGGTACGCCCGTCCCGAACGTGAAGCTCGTCACCGGCAAGAAAGTGACCGAGATTCTGGAGGAGAACGACGCAGATCCCGACCTGCCCGAAGACCTCCGGAACCTGATGGCGCGCGCCGTGCGCCTGCGTGAACACGTCAACGACAATCCGCAGGACAAGCACAACAAACGTGCGCTGCAGAACACTGAGTCGAAAGTTCGACGCCTCGTCAACTACTACCGCGGCGACGAACTCGACGAGGACTTCACCTACACCTACGATACCGCGAAAGAACTCCTATAG
- a CDS encoding 30S ribosomal protein S3ae, whose protein sequence is MSERSVSKKSQEKRWYTVLAPEQFDREELGTTPADEPDKVLGRTIETTLGELTNNASENNTKLTFKINDVGSDSAYTEFVRHELTRDYLRSLGRRGASKIEAYITVLTSDDYRVQIQPVAFTTKKADHSQEKAIRRTMIDLVRDAVQERTFKEVVDSIVEGRISSAIYGEAKTIYPLRRVEIQKATLEAYPEEVAEEEETSVDVEEEDVEV, encoded by the coding sequence ATGAGTGAACGATCAGTCTCTAAGAAGTCACAGGAAAAGCGGTGGTACACCGTCCTCGCTCCCGAGCAGTTCGACCGAGAGGAGCTTGGAACGACCCCCGCAGATGAACCGGACAAGGTGCTCGGCCGCACCATCGAAACCACGCTGGGCGAACTGACGAACAACGCCAGCGAGAACAACACGAAGTTGACCTTCAAAATCAACGACGTCGGAAGCGACTCGGCGTACACCGAGTTCGTTCGACACGAACTCACCCGCGACTATCTCCGTAGTCTCGGCCGCCGCGGTGCCTCGAAAATCGAGGCGTACATCACTGTGCTGACCTCGGACGACTACCGCGTCCAGATTCAGCCAGTCGCGTTCACGACGAAGAAGGCGGACCACAGCCAGGAGAAGGCCATCCGCCGAACGATGATCGACCTCGTGCGGGACGCAGTGCAGGAACGCACGTTCAAGGAGGTCGTCGATAGCATCGTCGAAGGTCGCATCTCCAGTGCGATCTACGGCGAGGCGAAAACCATCTACCCACTCCGCCGGGTCGAAATCCAGAAAGCGACGCTGGAAGCCTACCCGGAAGAGGTCGCCGAAGAGGAGGAGACCTCCGTGGACGTGGAAGAAGAAGACGTCGAAGTCTAA